The DNA segment TTTGAAACCTTCTTCCGTGAAGCCACCCTGAACCCGAATGCACACCTTATTACCGGAGTAATCTGCGGATACCGTGTTGAGGAGATTGCCAATCCTCTGACTCAGCAGGTGCGGTATCTTGATAAGCTCGTTGATGAGCTGGCAAAGGGAAGGAAGATGGAGAAGATTTTACGCGGCTGATGCCTTTCCGGTCTTTGCTGTTAATGGATTTTTTATCGGACTTAATACAATAATCTGTTAAATGATCTGGAGACTTCTCGACATATTCTTTGTTCTCTTTCACACTTTCATAATACTTTTCAACCTGTTTGGCTGGATCTGGAAAAGGACAAGAAAGTACAATCTTATTTTACTCCTGCTTACCGGAGGATCGTGGCTCTTCCTGGGATTAATTGTCGGAACATTGGGCTACTGTCCGCTAACCGACTGGCACTTCGCGGTACTAGAAAAACTCGGGCGAACCGACCTTCCGCTTTCATATGTCAAGTATCTGGCCGATCGCCTGACAGGACTTACTTTCAGCAGCAACCTGGTCGACAGCGTCACACTTTATGCATTCCTTGCTGCCCTGGTATTATCACTCTTTCTGACTAGCAGGGACTACTTCAAAGCCAGCAGGTTAAGTAATTGATAACCAAATAACCGAATGACTGCCGCAGGTTTTACTCCGTGCCAACTCCGTGTCAGACTGAGCTTGCCCAAGGCTCCGTGGTTATATTTTACCGCAGAGAAACGCAGAGCTATTACGCAGAGTCCCGATAGCTATCGGGACGCAGAGAAAAACCAGCAGAAAATGGAGAATCCACCTACGCAAAAGCTTCGGTGGACGAAGTGGGTGAGGGGGTGAAGAGGAGAATGGGAAATGGAGGGACTGCAAGACCGCAAGACTTGCATGACCTGCAAGACAATTCTTCACGCCATTCTGCCTTTTTTTCCTACCTTAGCTATGATAATTATTTTCATATGAGCCGCGGATTTGTAAAAGAAGACGACCAGGAAGAAGTTCCTCTTGTACCACACAGGGCATATCTGCCTGAGGGAGTCACAAACTTTGTCACCCCCGCTGGTATGAATCAGTTACTCGCTGAGAAACAGATGCTTGAAGATGAAAGAAACAACCTTAGCAGTGCCAGGGAGAATGAGAAACGCATCGAGCTGAACTATATTAATGCGAAACTGCAGCTATTGAATAACCGTATCGCTGAAGCCAGAATAGTTAATCTTAGCGATCAGCCGCAAAATGAAGTCAGATTCGGTGCTACTGTAACTCTCAAAACTGAAGCCCCGAAGAATACCCAAACATTTCAGATTGTCGGCGTAGATGAAGCCGATATCGCTAAAGGGAAAGTCTCATTTATTTCACCAATCTCAAGGGCATTAATTAATAAGAAAGCAGGCGACAAAGTGACTTTAAAGCAAGCCGGAAAAGATATTGTTTATGAAATTATCGGTATAACCTATAAATAAAAGAAACATGACAACACAAGATCAAGAATGCTGTCCTGTATTCGAGGTCGAAAAATGGGACAAAAAAACATTTAACTGGGAAAAGAAACAATTCCTTTTAGAATCAATGCCAACATTTTTTCATATTCCTTTTCCTCCTGCCATAGGAAAAAAGGTTATGAAAATGCATACTCTGGCTACAAATGCCGGGGCTGCTATTCCTGATAAATCTGAGGCGCTTATCCTGTTCCGCGACCCTTCAGCTTTCAGATCAGAGATCTATTATGCAGTTTCGAAGGAGGTGGTCGGGGCAAATAATACAACTATTTCCGGATCGTTTGTTGCCGGTGTATTTGACGGACCCTATAACAGTATCCCCAAATTTATTAAAGAGATGGGCGATTATCTAAAAGAAAAGGATCAGGTTGCCCGCGATTATTATGTGCATTATGCCTACTGCCCCAAATGTGCAAAGGAACAAGGTCATAACTATATGATCCTCTTCGCCCTTGTATGAGATTTAGAACTGATCATAAATGACGCCGAAGGCAAATGACGCGTAGCAAATGACCATCAATGACTTGCGAAGCACTAATGACAGAAAGTAAATGACCACCTTTATAACAAATGAACAATTATACAAGCAGGTAATCGAACCTGTGGCGAATGCCACTTCCTTTGTCTGGATCGGTACCGCTGACATCAAGGATCTGCATGTTCATTACAAAGGCAGGGTTCAGTCTTTTCTGGGTGTGCTTGATAGTCTGCTGAAAAGGAAAGTTGCCATCCGACTTTTACATGCAAAGGAACCGGGTGCCAACTTCAGGAGAAGCTTTGACAAATACCCTTTGTTGTGGGATGGCATGGAGAGGCAGTTATGTCCAAGGGTTCATTTCAAACACATCATAATCGATGGCAAATTTG comes from the Bacteroidales bacterium genome and includes:
- a CDS encoding phospholipase D family protein, translated to MTTFITNEQLYKQVIEPVANATSFVWIGTADIKDLHVHYKGRVQSFLGVLDSLLKRKVAIRLLHAKEPGANFRRSFDKYPLLWDGMERQLCPRVHFKHIIIDGKFAYSGSANLTGAGLGIKSPDNRNFESGFITTDRAIVEAIMNQFDEVWLGKYCKACGRKDFCPDPIL
- a CDS encoding DUF2784 domain-containing protein produces the protein MIWRLLDIFFVLFHTFIILFNLFGWIWKRTRKYNLILLLLTGGSWLFLGLIVGTLGYCPLTDWHFAVLEKLGRTDLPLSYVKYLADRLTGLTFSSNLVDSVTLYAFLAALVLSLFLTSRDYFKASRLSN
- a CDS encoding DUF2200 domain-containing protein translates to MNSPVTHDQRIANMSFASVYPLYIAKVEKKGRTKEELHQVIEWLTGFSVSKLQELIKENATFETFFREATLNPNAHLITGVICGYRVEEIANPLTQQVRYLDKLVDELAKGRKMEKILRG
- a CDS encoding GreA/GreB family elongation factor produces the protein MSRGFVKEDDQEEVPLVPHRAYLPEGVTNFVTPAGMNQLLAEKQMLEDERNNLSSARENEKRIELNYINAKLQLLNNRIAEARIVNLSDQPQNEVRFGATVTLKTEAPKNTQTFQIVGVDEADIAKGKVSFISPISRALINKKAGDKVTLKQAGKDIVYEIIGITYK